DNA sequence from the Poecilia reticulata strain Guanapo linkage group LG19, Guppy_female_1.0+MT, whole genome shotgun sequence genome:
cccaAAAACCCAGTGTATTCACATCAGTATCTGGAGAATTTAACATCACCTCTTTTTGCCATCTCGTCTCAACAGGTCCTGGACAATCACTGCTAATGGTTAATTTCAGCGACTtctgttttgtctgaatttaaaagcagaaaatattttccaccaGAGTGTGTGCGTCTTCAATAGTTTCCATCGAGCCAAGAAAATTCAACGCCCGATCCGATCTGACTCACACCTGAAGGAAACCCAACgtattttaattcagattttactgcttttgtttttagaccTCCATTAATGTTAACATTGCAACTTCTCCCATTTTTGGcttttatcaaatcaaatttatttgtatatcacatttcagcaacaaagcagttcaaagtgctttacatcataaagacacaaaaaagacagaacacacagtcaacaactgaAGTACTACATTAGTAAAAGCCTTTCTGTTGCTTTCTAGggaataccgcccctttaaaccTTTAGTTTAATGTCTTCTAGCTCTATCTGGTCATTTGTTGTAACATCAGTGCAAATCATCTGGGATGTGTGACTGATGGGAGCCGAGTCACATGCTGCGTCTTAACTTCTGCaccttgctttcttttcttccccaACCTATCTTATCCTATCTTCACCtctatttaaactaaaacaagtaGATTAACAGAACTCTGTATTGTGCATCCTCATTtggttggtcatgtgacagtgatgcagTGTAGGATTGTGGAGAGTTTAATTGAAGCAGTGATGAAGTcagtgttattgttttttttaattgtctaaAGGATTGTGAAACATTCATAAAATGTATGCATCAGTTAATATTGGTTATTTAccataacagcaatattaatttTGGATATTGATATTGGCCCAAACTGTCATATCGGTGCATCCCTGGTAACTTTGGTGAGGTATCCACTTCACCACTGTTCCGTGTTTTTTATGTTCCAAATACGTTTCCACACCAATGAAAGCTAAAATATCTGGTGACGAGGCTGAAAAGCGAAGGAAATCTTCCAGGCTTcactttaaagctgcaatatatGTAGCATATGTATTTAGGTGGAGACTGGTTTTCCCCCTCAGATGTTTCTGTCAGAGTAGAGGTTTTGACCATAACCGCGTCTGAAGCTTGTTTAAAGTTTCATTGTCACTTTATGAGGAAGCCGCAGGGCAACAGATAGCTTCATACGCTTATTAACAAGTTTCTTCTCCATAAAACGGTTCTTTACAATCTTATCACCCACTCTGGGTTAGTGGGTCCTGGATGTACAGGGATTAAAATGTGGATGAGGATTAATGTGTTAATAACATTTCTGTGGTTATCTACACCTCCCAGAGCTGCAAACCTATTACAGTATGAAGAAGAATTGTATCCCGCTAGGAAGcgcaatgtcaaatttattgtTAACTCGGGTTGTGCACATTTGGATTTAGTTTGAAATCTTATTCATAAAAAGCTCATTTTTGCTGGGTAAATGCAATATTCTCATgtccatgttgtttttaatgataaagggaatttgctgtgtttttcacACACATGATTTGACGTCCACAAACAGTAGTTAAATCACGATGCCTCATTATCTTTGTTTCAGACTTTTTGTTCAACTCAGATGAGGTAATTCCatataaacaaattttacaaaGTTTAATTCAAAAGTAATTGCATACCTGGGCTtgtacaaacattttcagtcacaCCAAtaattttcacaaacaaaacacagactgCAATTGTAAGAAGGCACAGATGCTTTAGGAGGGAGGGAGCGAAATATTGAAGTACtgagacatttttgtttccaacaATTTCAACAATATTAGTCCTTAGagcataaaaccataaaaagaaaaacttgactGAACTTGTCTTCGGGGACACTTTGTTCTCTCGGCGTCACACTCTGTGGTCGTAATTTGTGAAGCTGAGGAGGAGACTCTTCAGTTATCTCCTCACATTTCACGGCCGGGGAAACGCGGAGTTCACCTGTTCCTGTTGCAGATGTTATCAAGATGCAGCTCGGCTGAAAGAAAGTTAATGCTGTTAGCATTGATTTCAAGTGTTAGGCCGTCTCTTTCTTCTCTTCACATCCTAAAGAAAATCATTGAAAGTTAATCAGGATGAAAAACACTCTGGGCTGTCCACTTTGTTGTGGGGGCAAACTGAAAATACTGCCTCATGcatcatttataattttttatttatttctctttttttttcaaaaaagcttGACTTTATAGGATAATGTGATGTTTGTGGATGAGGAAACTGACATTAAACTTCCAAAATTGTAACAGCGTCTTCAAATGTTCAACTCTGACTGTAAAATGGATTTAAAGCAGCTTTCTCAGTGTGcatttcacaataaatattCTTCATTCAGAAGTTTAACTCAGAGGTGTTACTGATTATGCTGCCGTCAAAGTAAAACACTTTATACCTTGCTACGACCCTCATAAACCCTCATATTCTGATATCACCAGTAGCATcgacaaacatattttttataccTATATTCAATTAAATTCTAATTACAGGGTTTCTGCAGAGCTAAATGACTGCTAATGTGATACAAGCATTGGAGCAGAAGTGAATCTAAAAGGTACATAATGATGgctctggaggactggagtttgggCACCCTTGTCTTATACAAACGGATGTTTCTTCAGCTGAGAAAACGGTGACCAACCTAATGCTATATTATGAAATTgttaattaaactgtttttatcttgctgaaattAGCTTAAAGTGGGGATCCATCAGAGTGTTGCCCTTCCAGCACACTAAGGATTTTGTCACGTTTCTTTATACCCATTACGTATGGGTATAAAGAAACGGATTGCttgattaataaataataatgaactaAGCGTTGGGTAACAAAATGTATCCTTTACAAGattgtaaaagtttatttctatgtGCGACTCACCCATTTTTGTGGCACACATGTTGTTATGGCCCTTATTCTGCCAGTGTTCAGACGTTGGCTTTATTGCAGTGATCTTGTTGATGTTGGCTGTAACCGGCCTGCGAGGCTGCCGCGAACAAGCAATCAGCTGCGCTATTTTCCTGACCATGGCCGTCTTCTCTGGAACAGGGGGCGGTATTTTTCGAGGTGAAGCAGTCACCCTTCCCTGGCTTTGACCCGGCTCATCAAAGACGTCGTCCGATTCATCGGAAAGGCTAACTCGCCGGAGATGCACGGCATGGAGCTGCTCAAGAGTCAGCACAGGCAGAGTCTTCCCGAGCGATTTCAGGAAGGCAGAGGACTCTGAGTGGTGGCGGCGGGAAGGTTTGGGTCTAAGTGCAGGTTTGGTTTGAGACGAAGGCTCCGGGTTTGGAGAGCGGGGAGTAGGGAGAGTAGGGAGAGGGATTTGCAGAGACAGCCTCTTGGTGCGGTTCTGAGAGGAGTTGGACCTGGATTTGGGTTGTATTTTCCATCCTAAAGGATCTGGGCCAATGATGACGGATGTGGGAACAGAAGTTGGGGAACAacaggaagaggtggaggaagaagaggacgTCGATGAAAAGATCCCAATGGTGGGGCATGAGTATCGCTTGAAAGATGAATGCGAGGATGTCTCTAGTCGCAGAAGGGAAGCAGTGCGCTGAGGAGGGTCAGGTTCCTTCTTGTTCTTCCTCACTGTGATGACAGGCGGTGTCTGGCATTTACAGAAGTCAACTGACCAGCGTCTCTGATGAGAGCGCAAGCTCACGTTGGATGTCAAGACCGTCAAGTTCTGTCGTTCTCTGGGGACGTGGCTGCGTGTTGTTGGACATCTTGGCCCTggtctctctctgctctgtgcTCTGATGCTGACTGTATTTACATGACAcactttttctctcattttagcAGAGCTGTGAAAAGCAGAGGCTATATCTCCATTACCATTAATAGCAGTGGAGCATTTCTTCATCTTGCTTAGTTGAGTGGAACCTTGATGTGTAAAGAACTCTGAGtagaaacacagagaagaagGAAAGGGTGTGTTCAGGATGTTTTGCATCTAAAAAGAGGAACAGCAGATACCCATCTGGACTTGTTAAAATAAGTTTCAAAACCACTGACTTTTCACAACAGGAACTCTTCCAGGAGTGGCAACACATGTCCTAAACATTGTACATCAGACAAACCACACCTTTCCTAATGAGAAATGACATGCCGTAGATAAACGCTTCTCTTtaaatgaataacattttagAACCGTTTTAATAAAAGGTTCATGGTGACTTTTTAAGTCACAGTGAACCAATAAGTTAAAAAGATATACtctaaaatggttttaaagaaatccaTTCGATTCATTACATTAACTTTGTTGATGCTGATCTTTCCTTAAAGTTTGTTCtttcttacattttacaaatatacGATACTTctcctgataaaaaaaaactagtgtAGCAGAATTGATCAGTAGAAACATGTTCAAcaaatgttatgaaaaatgtGATGGCATTTTTGACAGCACATTTTAGTGAGCACTTACTCCTTTCATAGTCATAAattcaaacttaaaataagataaataagaTATATCAAGCTTACACTTgattatgaaatgtaaaatatcaaacGTGAAAAGCTGTTTACCTGCAGTGCTGTCCTGATCTCAGTCTCGACTAATCTCTTCAGAGCTTTTGTCAGTAACATCCCCTCTACGTCTTGGTCTCATAGCGGTCCACCCAAATCTTACCACAACTTCCTGAAAGTGACACCCTGAGAACCACAGATGCCTCAGTTCTCACACCGTCGCTCAATCACATCTACAAACAGGGTtggcaaacagctgctgctgtcgTACCATGAAGCAAGTGTGTGAAGGCTTTTAAGAAAGACATTTCCCAGGGTTGTTGTAACATATACAGATGTGATCAGGGTCTCACCATAACAACTATGAATCAGTTCTTTTCTAAATCACTAGCAGTTTCACATTCTGTATCAAAAAGCCATTACAGAGAACTGGATGTCCTCTCAGTCTATGGAGCTTATTGGCAGCAAAGGTTTTGCTGCTTTGCCTTTTGAATGCCTTCTCCGCATGGTGTTACATTTAAGTGCTCCCTGTCATAAGATTAAACGGCCTAAATGATTGCAGACATTTGCTTTCACGCATTTCATAACTACTTTCTGCTACACAAACTCTGTTCCGGCTGCAGGCAGAAATGTTTACACCACCAGCAGGGCATCTCCTGGGGAGGTGATCTTGCCAGTCAGTTGCgatatttacataatttccggtccagattttattttttattttttttgcaagaagTCATAAGATTGTTTTGATGTAACTTTATATACAACCTATCACACCACACAACTCCATCTCCTGGTGCAGTCTTTGGCCATGACTACTGCCAGGTTTTCCTAACAGGCTCTCCTAACTGGTCTCGGGAGCCGGCCTGTGCTTTGACATATCTGCCAATGGCACAACTGGTATTCAGTCAGCCTAAAAGAGAATAGGTGTGTTCATTGAGCTGCACTTTCCACCTTTAGCTGTCCGTGCCTATTTCAAGTAACTAATGTTAGCCTGCAAAGTGGTTAATGGAAAAGATTCTCTCAACTTGACTCTTCTTGCAAATGTCAGTGTCTTATCTTACTCCAGTTGTCAAAGGTTTGAAATCTAGCAGTGTCTGTGCCGCACTTAAAACACTCCAGACTCTGTCATGCAGTGTTAATACCAAGTTGTATTAAAGTTTCTAGGTGTTGGCCAGGTAAAAATGGGATGTTAGCATCTTATTGTTAACAGCTATTGGGAATGCCAGCccatattaatatatttttatctgctgTATTCATTTAAATGCTGAGCTTTTACTGAGTTGCCATAAAATCTCAGTCCTTTGTCTAGGAAAGAGACTGTGTTAATCACTCAAAGCCTGGGCCGTTGTTGATGTGACCATGTTAAGTTGATGGCAGCAGTAGCTCAGATGATGAGCCCTTCAGTGAAGGAATTTGGATGTTAATGGGAAACAAGTGGTAGTTTAACTCAATAGTTAAACAGTGAAAAACCTAAATCATCTTTAGGAGTCGAATCCACTCCtgaatttttttgcttttggatttattttttgtattgatTCTTTAACAGTAATTTTGGAGGAGATTGTATGTATAACTTCAACCATATTTGGCAAGTTGATGAATGCAGCGTGGGATTGGGTCCTGCTTCAGTACCAAACGGGGCTCACTAGGATGAGACAAAAAGGGATGCTACAAATATGATATAGAAAACTCAGAATATGAATGTATGCCAAATGTTAACTGGGTGAACATTGAGATCCCATTTTAGTAGATGGAGTTAGATGGAGGATTTGTAGCAATATGCACATTTCTGACTTCTAGAAACCCCTGAAATCTCAATTGGCCAGCAGTAACTTTTTAATTAGTTAAACAGAACTTTTCGGCAACACCTGAAAGCCTTTGTAGATCACTCGTAGTCAGACCCTGCAGCAAGGTGGTCGAGTACTGCAGCCCTTTGACTGCGTCTGGCcattcctccctctctctttctctttttctgctctgtctgTGCTCAAAAGTCAACATGTCGAACTGGAAGCCTTGCAAACGTCCCAAATCTGACAGCGAGTCACAAAGCATCACATGTAAACCCGGCCGAACACGTGTCCTCAGTGCATCCCGCCTCATACCGTATGCATTCTGACTCCGCGTGTCGACAGCTAGTCCTTTTGAAGTCGGATCACTTTCAGCTCCCAAACTGGGGTTCCTTCCCCCTCCACTTCTCACCTAATCCGCCCCCAAGCTGCCAGGATCTTTAAAGGCTGCGTGAGTAATTGGCAGGTCTGTGTGCTGTTGGGGGCTGTGGGGTCGGGCTCTGCACCATTGATCTTAGTGTAATGAAACGATGTAAAGCTCTCGGGATACTGTAAACCTGCACACAGGGGGGAGGGATTACTGCTGATCTGAGAGCTCTTCTTTTGATGATTCACACACTGAACACTGGAGGAAGACAAGTGTgcgtatgtttgtgtgtgtacactATACAGAACCTGTTTTTAAGAGAAAGCTCTGaccttttttcctgtttctttcaatagcaataaaatatgtttgcgTCTGCTCCCTGCTAGTAAGAGTCAATATGTGCTTATTGATGCTTGAAATGGTAACGGCAGCCCTCTGTTCAGCTCACTGTCTCCACTTGATTTGagtgtttctttcattttagtGGACTGCACATCATCCAGTAGAGCACTCTGCTTTCAATGTACTTAAAgatggaggagatggagagaaCAATAGGCCCAGAGCAACTTAGCCTTCAAATCTGGAAGAGAGACGTTGTGTTTGAAGCTTTTTGTTCAGTGTTAGAACTCAGAAACCGGCAGAGCTGAAACGGATAACACAGATTTGAGGTCTGTTCCCCTGTCGTTTGGTCGGTAGAATAAAAGAtctcaggtttttgtttgttgaaggGAAGCGTGAAAGGTGGAAGGATCGAGAACCTTCTGTGGTTTATTCCCACAGCAGGGGGAATCTACCACATGGTTCTTTCAACTGTGTGGTAGATATAAGCTGGGTGATTGCTATAAACATTTACCAGAGAATGCTCAACTTCCATGTTCCAGATTgtgttcaattcagtttatttatgtagcacctATTTGTAACAAATGTCGTCTCAAagcacttcacaaaaaaaagcatacatCGGTTCCAGTCGATCCCAGTTATCAATCAGaatacttctgtttttcttaataGAAACCAGCATATCCTGATCAGACTCCAACTTGACTTTTATACAAACCCACACTCGCACATCATTGGGATTAACAGGATAACGACAGAAAATCAAACTATTCATCATCATCCGTGGACAGAAAATTACACAAGATTGAAAGTTAATGAAGTCCTTAGCAGGGCCCTCTTGGATCCCGTTGGACTCATTATTTAATATCTTATCCTTCAGATAGTTTTAAGTAGAAGAAGCCCATCTTTCAAGgaacacaaaataacaaattaagcCCCTTTCCTCCTTTTAAGCAGCTTCTGATGTAAGTGTGGAGAGGAAATGATTGCatttccattcatccatccattcagcCTGGAGcgcctcaccagggaggcgtccgaACTAGATCCAAACATAGATCCTCTTAGATAGTTTAaagttgtcctgctggaaggagaatatttcttgatttcttgGGTCATAATCGATATCTGGTGTGAACTTTGTCAATGACTccgttaaatatattttagttggaaaataaaactgtttagcTATTTTCATGGCAGTAAAATCTTGCAACTCCTTTCAGCATCAAGGTTATAcgaagtatttttggtctagtttcttgtgcaaataacttaaaagttactttttaggACGCCATAGGAGGTTGTTTTAAGTctgctatatcttgctgaaaagtcacttgtaagttagtttcgtcttattttatgcgtactaagatatttgcattagaaactagaccaaaaaacactttgtaaaattgtgtatttgcagtgtaaaacattttaaagaactaTATATGACTTCCTTCCACTAAACATTCTAGCACTGTTTTGTATTAATCTATCTATCACTATATATATCTATGACATAAAATCCATTGAATTTATTGAggtctgattattttttcaaggCACTAAATGGCGTCTTGGAAATGCTGAGCTGAGGAAAGGTTTTGcatctttctcttttctcttaaGATTCCACCACAGTGATGTCTGTCCTTCTTTCACACATCACTAAAGTTCAAAAAGATATTTTAGTTTCTCCTCAGAACTTTGATAAAAGCTCAGTGCAGCTATTTAAAGGAAATAACACTGTGAGATGATTGGGCCATATTTTTGTCAGAGTAATTGGCATCCTGAGGTAgaattttttctctctctgggtTTAATTTTGTTGCACCTCTCGCCACCGTGCCAACAAACTGTCAAATTGCTCCCTAATCAGCTTCAGGTAAACATGGAATCGTTGGCTGGATGTGAACCCAAACCTAAACATtacgcacacacactgctgctcaTCCCtgcctcctcctcatcatcagtAGAAAGTATTGCCAAGGCTGACATATTAAAATACACATTGTTCAACCAAGGAtgcagctgaaaaaacaaaaaaaaaaaactcttccagaaaatctttttttggtTCTTAACTGGTGCCAAACcttaatgtcatatttttttatttgcatctggCATCTGGCTTGAACTGGTTATGCAAGCAGAAAGCAGCTGGAAAGTTAGCTACACAAAGAACAAATAgcagaaaatgtgaagttttcagtgtttcaatcttttattattaaaaatagaattaTTGGACACAGAAATTGTAATCAAGATGGCAAAAAATCCACTGAGAAGCTTTGTTTAGGACTAATTATTGAAACAAAGgttaaaacaaagcagaaaagggGAAAAGGTGTTTAATCTTTTTAGATTAAACACCTTTTTAGATTTGTGAAAGTGGaaagaaacatgtaaaatcttgcactgtattgttttctgtgaTCAAACAGACCAAAGAATATTTTACCTTCTTACACTTCAAAACACGTTGTGTATAAATAACTGAAGTGAGATCACTGCGTCTTTAATTGGTAAATATTCTGCCAACTTTAGCTTTCTGGTTTTTAGTTTCTAGAAACAATTGAATGATGCAGTCATGATGGAAACTACCTGCACTCTAAAGGTCTAACGTAGCTTTGCTATATGACTTTGTGACTCTATCTCGGCGCTTTCATCCACTCTTCTAGACACTTTAAGTTATAACTTTGGAGACGTATTTTTAAGGTTTCACCACAGAATGATGCTCTAGATTGGTCAGTCTGATCAATTAAGTGTTTTCTGTTAACTTGATAATAACTTTCAGAATTTGCAGTTGGTTCTGTAACTTAAGAGTCAGATACATGTATTGAAATCGTCTATTTAAGAGATGTCCAAGTCCGTTCCTCAAAAaataccatcctgcaacttttacacaTATCCATGCTTCAACACACCCCTGATCTATTTCATCATCTGTCATAAAAGCCAGCCTTTTGTTAACTGTTGTACAGCCTGG
Encoded proteins:
- the LOC103482049 gene encoding uncharacterized protein LOC103482049 — translated: MKKCSTAINGNGDIASAFHSSAKMREKVCHVNTVSIRAQSRERPGPRCPTTRSHVPRERQNLTVLTSNVSLRSHQRRWSVDFCKCQTPPVITVRKNKKEPDPPQRTASLLRLETSSHSSFKRYSCPTIGIFSSTSSSSSTSSCCSPTSVPTSVIIGPDPLGWKIQPKSRSNSSQNRTKRLSLQIPLPTLPTPRSPNPEPSSQTKPALRPKPSRRHHSESSAFLKSLGKTLPVLTLEQLHAVHLRRVSLSDESDDVFDEPGQSQGRVTASPRKIPPPVPEKTAMVRKIAQLIACSRQPRRPVTANINKITAIKPTSEHWQNKGHNNMCATKMAELHLDNICNRNR